Proteins found in one Micropterus dolomieu isolate WLL.071019.BEF.003 ecotype Adirondacks linkage group LG12, ASM2129224v1, whole genome shotgun sequence genomic segment:
- the si:ch73-375g18.1 gene encoding kinesin-like protein KIF1C encodes MFFQTPHLVNLNEDPLMSECLLYYIKEGFTRVGQQDVDIKLSGHFIKEIHCVFVSEINDQGEVVVTLEPLVGAETYVNGKQITEAVVLKQGNRIVMGKNHVFRFNHPEQARLERERSVTAEQQEEPEDWNYAQKELLEKQGIDIKLEMEKRLQDMEIQYRKEKEEADLLLEQHRLYADSDSGDDSDKRSCEESWRLISSLREKLPANKVQSIVKRCGLPSSGKRREPLRVYQIPQRRRISKDPKRVTMEDLRMQAVKEICYEVALGDFRHSRQEIEALSIVKMKELCRMYSKKDTNERESWRAVAQDVCDTVGIGEERSPPTEEGGGGGGGGGETGEGGQKKNVYDLKAHIDKLTDILEEVKLQNNMKDEEIKALRDRMIKMESIIPVQDDDVNGEEGESPQRDGDGDAPHKPEVRVKQLMDEDPAFRRGRLRWLKQEQQRILNLQQQNITKKLRGQNQTQGPNSPVVPVHLPGTGRFIPPQECKLKFPFKSNPAHRLSWGPASAALQALGLGEGGGGGDGGEQREEGGGGVEGKSSPSPPPLLQGPSPGLLPLPFVPPPPRMRTPSPHRAWQQRNQGNQGNQGSFFYHHHQGNNQNQQRRYRRNSLDSSTHGSSNYENDQHHGGGGHQGRPRQRRGVSPGPGGERGGGRVGGGGRDRDRDGGFNYHQHQHHQYHHHPYFNPHNAPFQPGPHPNYHSLPRSGIPPPPPDMLLRVAPPQGGWGFTTPPRMRRQFSAPDLKNNNKETPI; translated from the exons atgtttttccagaCGCCTCACCTGGTCAACCTGAACGAAGACCCTCTGATGTCCGAGTGTCTCCTCTACTACATCAAGGAGGGATTCACCAG ggTTGGACAGCAGGATGTGGACATTAAGCTGTCCGGACATTTCATAAAGGAgattcactgtgtgtttgtcagcgAGATCAACGATCAGGGAGAAG tggTCGTCACTCTGGAGCCGTTGGTCGGAGCGGAGACGTACGTCAACGGGAAGCAGATCACCGAAGCTGTCGTCCTCAAACAAG GGAACCGCATCGTGATGGGGAAGAACCACGTGTTCCGGTTTAACCACCCGGAGCAGGCGCGGCTGGAGAGAGAGCGCAGCGTCACGGccgagcagcaggaggagccgGAGGACTGGAACTACGCTCAGAAGGAGCTGCTGGAGAAGCAGGGCATCGACATCAAACTGGAGATGGAGAAGAG ACTGCAGGACATGGAGATTCAGTACcggaaagagaaggaggaggctgATCTGCTGCTGGAGCAACACAGACTG TATGCAGACAGTGACAGCGGTGACGACTCGGACAAACGCTCCTGTGAGGAGAGCTGGAGGTTGATCTCCTCCCTGAGAGAGAAACTACCTGCCAACAAG GTGCAGTCTATAGTGAAGCGCTGCGGTCTGCCCAGCAGTGGGAAGAGGAGGGAGCCCCTCAGAGTCTATCAGATCCCTCAGAGGAGGAGGATCAGCAAAGACCCCAAACGGGTCACCATGGAGGACCTCCGCATGCAGGCCGTCAAAGAGATCTGCTACGAG GTGGCTCTGGGAGACTTCCGTCACTCCCGTCAGGAGATTGAAGCTCTGTCCATCGTCAAGATGAAGGAGCTCTGCCGCATGTACTCCAAGAAAGACACCAACGAGAGGGAGAGCTGGAGGGCCGTGGCCCAGGACGTCTGCGACACCGTGGGCatcggagaggagaggagcccccccacagaggagggaggagggggagggggaggaggaggagagacggGGGAGGGTGGACAGAAGAAAAACGTGTATGACCTGAAGGCTCACATCGATAAACTGACCGATATTTTGGAG GAGGTGAAGCTGCAGAACAACATGAAGGACGAGGAGATCAAAGCTCTGAGAGACAGAATGATCAAGATGGAGAGCATCATACCTGTGCAG GACGATGATGTGAACGGCGAAGAGGGCGAGTCACCTCAGAGGGACGGGGACGGGGACGCCCCCCACAAGCCGGAGGTCAGAGTGAAGCAGCTGATGGACGAGGACCCGGCGTTCAGGAGGGGACGCCTCCGCTGGCTGAAACAGGAGCAGCAGCGAATCCTGaacctgcagcagcagaacatCACCAAGAAACTGCGGGGACAAAACCAAACCCAGG GTCCGAACTCCCCCGTTGTCCCCGTTCATCTCCCTGGAACCGGCCGCTTCATCCCTCCACAGGAATGCAAGCTCAAGTTCCCCTTTAAGAGTAACCCCGCCCACAGGTTGTCATGGGGACCAGCCAGTGCCGCCCTGCAGGCTCTGGGTctgggggagggaggaggaggaggggatgggggagagcagagggaggaaggaggaggaggagtggagggTAAAAgctctccctcacctcctcctctccttcaggGTCCATCTCCTGGTCTCTTGCCCCTCCCCTTTGTGCCCCCGCCCCCTCGCATGCGCACCCCCAGCCCTCATCGCGCCTGGCAACAGCGTAACCAAGGCAACCAGGGTAACCAGGGCAGCTTCttctaccaccaccaccagggCAACAACCAAAACCAGCAGCGCCGCTACCGCCGCAACTCTCTGGACAGCTCCACCCACGGCAGCAGCAACTACGAAAACGACCAGCATCACGGCGGCGGTGGTCACCAGGGGCGACCGAGACAGAGGAGGGGGGTGTCGCCCGGGccaggaggggagagaggaggtgggagagtaggaggaggagggagggacagagacagagacggaGGCTTTAATTACCATCAACACCAGCACCATCAGTACCATCACCATCCCTACTTCAACCCCCACAATGCACCATTCCAGCCAGGACCTCACCCCAACTACCACAGCCTGCCGCGCTCCGGGATCCCGCCCCCTCCGCCTGACATGCTGTTGCGGGTGGCACCGCCGCAGGGGGGGTGGGGCTTCACCACCCCCCCTCGGATGAGACGGCAGTTCAGCGCACCGGAcctcaaaaacaacaacaaggagACCCCCATCTGA